In a genomic window of Meleagris gallopavo isolate NT-WF06-2002-E0010 breed Aviagen turkey brand Nicholas breeding stock chromosome 1, Turkey_5.1, whole genome shotgun sequence:
- the LOC100538926 gene encoding AF4/FMR2 family member 3-like, giving the protein MKDLLTDRSNQSHLVGVPKPGVPQTPLPKPDELLIADSRPPPPPSISNTSSAPTALPAQQSKSTTMGWQKAGHNAASEGQQRASKHGHRSLESHKGDFKLANQKSSLEKLKRYASSPTSSSSNAAQQSSLRATLGDSVSRVQQPAKLNCGSEGGAQVQERPSKHSSGHCVQNFPPSLASKPSLVQQKPTAYVRPMDGQDQAPDESPKLKLLTETTKLYRGVPSNKPDSARTKSKITKFNIPKQEEVCVLMLFMTSYPE; this is encoded by the coding sequence ATGAAAGATTTGTTAACCGACCGATCAAACCAGAGCCACCTTGTTGGGGTTCCAAAACCTGGGGTTCCTCAGACACCTCTCCCCAAGCCCGATGAACTTCTTATCGCAGACTCAAGACCGCCACCTCCTCCTTCCATTTCCAACACTTCTTCCGCACCAACAGCCCTACCTGCgcagcagagcaaaagcacCACGATGGGTTGGCAGAAGGCTGGGCACAATGCTGCTTCAGAGGGTCAGCAGAGAGCCAGCAAGCATGGACACCGCTCACTGGAGTCCCACAAGGGTGACTTCAAACTGGCAAACCAAAAATCCAGTCTGGAGAAACTGAAACGCTATGCATCTAgtcccacctcctcctcctccaatGCTGCCCAGCAAAGCTCACTGAGGGCCACACTAGGTGACAGTGTCAGCAGAGTGCAGCAGCCAGCAAAGTTAAATTGTGGCTCAGAAGGAGGAGCTCAAGTTCAGGAGAGACcctcaaagcacagcagtgggcACTGTGTCCAGAACTTCCCACCATCTCTTGCTTCGAAGCCCAGTCTGGTTCAGCAGAAACCAACGGCTTATGTAAGGCCAATGGACGGTCAAGATCAGGCCCCTGATGAGTCTCCAAAGCTGAAGTTATTGACAGAGACAACCAAGTTGTACAGGGGAGTGCCTTCTAACAAACCTGATTCGGCCAGGACCAAGTCAAAGATAACGAAGTTCAACATTCCTAAGCAAGAAGAGGTATGTGTTTTGATGCTTTTTATGACATCCTATCCTGAATAG